Proteins from a genomic interval of Arachis hypogaea cultivar Tifrunner chromosome 10, arahy.Tifrunner.gnm2.J5K5, whole genome shotgun sequence:
- the LOC112714395 gene encoding MACPF domain-containing protein CAD1 isoform X1, whose product MMMEDPSVSLRSSDSLAATLANSIQALGRGFDVTSDIRLLYCKGAPGSRLVHLDEGNTRDLAVSHGVLVPNVSVDIDCSYGNGKGDINKTPVCSFHEMAKYFNEKSGVKGQIPLGSFNSMFNFTGSWTVDAAATKSLAMIGYFIPLVEVKLTKLSLDLNDQVKRAVPYSWDPASLASFIENYGTHIVTSATVGGRDVVYIRQHHSSSLSASDIENYLNDIGNDRFLDVKNTSGSGPLKYKEKDVTVIFRRRGGDDLEQSHTKWVETVKSAPDIINMTFTPIVSLLEGVPGVKHLSRAIDLYLEYKPPIEDLQYFLDFQITRAWAPEQNNLQRKEPVCPTLHFSLMGPKLYVSPDQVTVGRKPVTGLRLSLEGTKLNRLAIHLQHLVSLPKNLQPHWDTHMAIGAPKWHGPEEQDSRWFEPIKWKNFSHVSTAPIEYTETSIGDLSGVHIVTGAQLGVWDFGAKNVLHLKLLFSKVPGCTIRRSVWDHNPSTPAAQRSDGASSSVAKKASEDKKEDSSIHIGKLAKIVDMTEMSKGPQDIPGHWLVTGAKLGVDKGKIVLRIKYSLLNY is encoded by the exons ATGATGATGGAAGACCCATCGGTTTCATTGAGGAGCTCTGATTCACTGGCAGCCACacttgcaaattcaatccaagctTTGGGTCGTGGCTTTGATGTAACATCTGATATTAGGCTTCTATACTGCAAAGGGGCACCAGGGTCGAGGCTTGTTCATCTTGATGAGGGGAATACAAGGGATCTTGCTGTTTCCCATGGTGTTCTTGTTCCCAATGTTTCTGTGGACATTGATTGCTCCTATGGGAATGGCAAGGGTGATATAAACAAGACCCCTGTGTGTAGCTTCCATGAG ATGGCGAAATATTTCAATGAGAAATCAGGCGTTAAAGGACAAATTCCACTTGGAAGTTTTAATTCCATGTTCAATTTTACTGGCTCCTGGACGGTTGATGCTGCAGCCACCAAATCCCTTGCCATGATTGGATATTTCATTCCACTGGTTGAAGTTAAATTAACCAAACTAAGTTTGGATTTGAATGATCAAGTCAAACGCGCTGTTCCTTACTCTTGGGATCCAGCTTCCTTGGCAAG TTTTATTGAGAATTATGGTACCCACATTGTTACATCTGCAACAGTTGGCGGAAGAGACGTAGTGTATATCAGGCAGCACCATTCATCTAGTTTGTCTGCCTCAGACATTGAGAACTACTTAAATGACATTGGAAATGATAGGTTTCTTGATGTCAAAAACACATCTGGTTCTGGTCCTTTAAAGTACAAGGAGAAG GATGTTACTGTGATTTTTAGGAGGAGAGGAGGTGATGATCTTGAGCAAAGTCACACTAAATGGGTGGAGACTGTTAAATCGGCACCCGATATCATTAACATGACATTTACTCCAATTGTTTCCCTTCTTGAAGGAGTGCCCGGTGTAAAGCATTTGAGCCGTGCTATTGATCTATATCTTGAGT ACAAACCACCCATTGAAGATCTACAGTATTTCTTGGATTTCCAAATTACTCGCGCTTGGGCACCGGAGCAGAACAATCTACAAAGAAAGGAGCCCGTCTGTCCGACCCTCCATTTCAGCTTGATGGGACCAAAGCTTTATGTCAGTCCAGATCAG GTAACTGTTGGACGAAAACCTGTCACTGGGCTAAGACTTAGCTTAGAAGGCACCAAACTGAATCGTCTCGCGATTCATTTGCAGCATTTAGTCTCGCTCCCGAAAAACCTTCAACCTCATTGGGACACACACATGGCCATAGGTGCTCCCAAGTGGCATGGTCCTGAAGAGCAGGACAGCCGGTGGTTTGAGCCAATTAAATGGAAGAACTTCTCCCACGTAAGCACCGCTCCAATCGAGTACACTGAGACTAGCATTGGCGACCTCTCTGGTGTCCACATTGTCACAGGAGCACAGCTTGGTGTTTGGGACTTTGGTGCCAAAAATGTTTTGCACCTCAAGCTCCTCTTCTCCAAGGTTCCAGGATGCACGATACGGCGATCTGTATGGGATCATAACCCCTCTACTCCCGCAGCACAAAGATCCGATGGCGCATCATCATCAGTAGCAAAGAAAGCCTCTGAAGATAAGAAGGAAGATAGTTCAATTCATATTGGAAAATTAGCCAAAATTGTGGACATGACAGAAATGTCAAAAGGGCCCCAAGATATTCCTGGTCATTGGTTAGTTACTGGTGCTAAGCTTGGAGTTGACAAAGGAAAAATTGTACTGAGGATAAAGTACTCTTTGCTAAACTACTGA
- the LOC112714395 gene encoding MACPF domain-containing protein CAD1 isoform X2, translated as MAKYFNEKSGVKGQIPLGSFNSMFNFTGSWTVDAAATKSLAMIGYFIPLVEVKLTKLSLDLNDQVKRAVPYSWDPASLASFIENYGTHIVTSATVGGRDVVYIRQHHSSSLSASDIENYLNDIGNDRFLDVKNTSGSGPLKYKEKDVTVIFRRRGGDDLEQSHTKWVETVKSAPDIINMTFTPIVSLLEGVPGVKHLSRAIDLYLEYKPPIEDLQYFLDFQITRAWAPEQNNLQRKEPVCPTLHFSLMGPKLYVSPDQVTVGRKPVTGLRLSLEGTKLNRLAIHLQHLVSLPKNLQPHWDTHMAIGAPKWHGPEEQDSRWFEPIKWKNFSHVSTAPIEYTETSIGDLSGVHIVTGAQLGVWDFGAKNVLHLKLLFSKVPGCTIRRSVWDHNPSTPAAQRSDGASSSVAKKASEDKKEDSSIHIGKLAKIVDMTEMSKGPQDIPGHWLVTGAKLGVDKGKIVLRIKYSLLNY; from the exons ATGGCGAAATATTTCAATGAGAAATCAGGCGTTAAAGGACAAATTCCACTTGGAAGTTTTAATTCCATGTTCAATTTTACTGGCTCCTGGACGGTTGATGCTGCAGCCACCAAATCCCTTGCCATGATTGGATATTTCATTCCACTGGTTGAAGTTAAATTAACCAAACTAAGTTTGGATTTGAATGATCAAGTCAAACGCGCTGTTCCTTACTCTTGGGATCCAGCTTCCTTGGCAAG TTTTATTGAGAATTATGGTACCCACATTGTTACATCTGCAACAGTTGGCGGAAGAGACGTAGTGTATATCAGGCAGCACCATTCATCTAGTTTGTCTGCCTCAGACATTGAGAACTACTTAAATGACATTGGAAATGATAGGTTTCTTGATGTCAAAAACACATCTGGTTCTGGTCCTTTAAAGTACAAGGAGAAG GATGTTACTGTGATTTTTAGGAGGAGAGGAGGTGATGATCTTGAGCAAAGTCACACTAAATGGGTGGAGACTGTTAAATCGGCACCCGATATCATTAACATGACATTTACTCCAATTGTTTCCCTTCTTGAAGGAGTGCCCGGTGTAAAGCATTTGAGCCGTGCTATTGATCTATATCTTGAGT ACAAACCACCCATTGAAGATCTACAGTATTTCTTGGATTTCCAAATTACTCGCGCTTGGGCACCGGAGCAGAACAATCTACAAAGAAAGGAGCCCGTCTGTCCGACCCTCCATTTCAGCTTGATGGGACCAAAGCTTTATGTCAGTCCAGATCAG GTAACTGTTGGACGAAAACCTGTCACTGGGCTAAGACTTAGCTTAGAAGGCACCAAACTGAATCGTCTCGCGATTCATTTGCAGCATTTAGTCTCGCTCCCGAAAAACCTTCAACCTCATTGGGACACACACATGGCCATAGGTGCTCCCAAGTGGCATGGTCCTGAAGAGCAGGACAGCCGGTGGTTTGAGCCAATTAAATGGAAGAACTTCTCCCACGTAAGCACCGCTCCAATCGAGTACACTGAGACTAGCATTGGCGACCTCTCTGGTGTCCACATTGTCACAGGAGCACAGCTTGGTGTTTGGGACTTTGGTGCCAAAAATGTTTTGCACCTCAAGCTCCTCTTCTCCAAGGTTCCAGGATGCACGATACGGCGATCTGTATGGGATCATAACCCCTCTACTCCCGCAGCACAAAGATCCGATGGCGCATCATCATCAGTAGCAAAGAAAGCCTCTGAAGATAAGAAGGAAGATAGTTCAATTCATATTGGAAAATTAGCCAAAATTGTGGACATGACAGAAATGTCAAAAGGGCCCCAAGATATTCCTGGTCATTGGTTAGTTACTGGTGCTAAGCTTGGAGTTGACAAAGGAAAAATTGTACTGAGGATAAAGTACTCTTTGCTAAACTACTGA